TTGTTGCCTGTAATCAAACACAAGCAACAACGGCATCCACCATTAGCAATGCCTCTTCCAAGAGCACCCCAATCGCACTAACTCCACAAATTGCTCGCACCTCAAATCAATCTGAAGAACTAACCTCAAAAGAAACGATTCCATCCACTTCTGTTATTCCTGATTTGACAACAGAAAGCAAATCAATCGCCCAATCAAGTACTAGCGATATTTTCAGCAGTAATGGATTTATAATGCCGAGCAAAAACATTTATTGTCTGCTCAGGGACTATTCGGCGCGCTCAGCATTGCAAAATATTTTTTTGCGCTGCGAGATTGTTAGTAGGCTTAAACCAATACCTCCAAAGCCTCCAGCCTGTGAATTTGACTGGGGTAGTGGGCTGGTATTACCTCGTAGTAAAGAAGCTCAAGTTCTCTGTGCTTCAGATTCTGC
This portion of the Pseudanabaena sp. BC1403 genome encodes:
- a CDS encoding DUF6636 domain-containing protein encodes the protein MLSLNFISLRSILLTAIAKLSSFSNLKKLILFFLCSTIVACNQTQATTASTISNASSKSTPIALTPQIARTSNQSEELTSKETIPSTSVIPDLTTESKSIAQSSTSDIFSSNGFIMPSKNIYCLLRDYSARSALQNIFLRCEIVSRLKPIPPKPPACEFDWGSGLVLPRSKEAQVLCASDSAYSSNYPILQYGQTWKKSGFICKSSTDGLTCTNPEGQGFFLNREEWQTF